GGTTCACAAAATAGAATGTGACGTCACATTCACGATGGGTAAGCCGTCCAGGCCTAGGGAGGCAGGGTCATGCAGGACGAGAAGATCCCGCGCCGGGAGCGGGAAAAACTCACGCAGCGCAGTCATATGCTTGCCGCGGCCCTCGAGCTTTTTTCGGAGAAGGGTTTTCACAACGTGTCCATGCACGAGATTGCGAAACGGGCCGAGTTTGCCATCGGCACGCTGTACAAGTTTTTTCAGAACAAGGAGGACCTTTACAAGGCCCTTGTTCTAGAGCAATCCGACAAGTTCCATGTGGCGCTCGTCAGGGCCATCGACGAGCCGGGTGATGAGATCGAGCGACTGCGAAAATATATTGTGACCAAAGGCGAACTGTTTCGCGAACACCTCGCTTTCATTCGGATATATCTCGCCGAGAACCGGGGGGCGAGCTACAACATCAAGGCCGGCTTGGACGATGAAATACGAAAGCGATATGACGCCTTTTTGGAAAGGCTCGCCTCGATCATCGACAACGGCATTCAGAAGAAGCGATTCAGGAACATCGCGCAACCCTACTCCCTGGCCGTGGCTCTCGACAGTACGGTGAACGCGTTTCTTCTGCTCTGGATCGATGCGCCCGAGGAGCATCCTTATCCGGAAGATCCGGACGCTATTTTGAATATTTTCCTCAAGGGATTGAGCGCCGAGTGATTCCGCGACAAAGACTTATAACGATCGGGTATGCGTTTAGAGGGTGGCTCAGCAACCCCCCTCATACGGCCATTGAGCCATGGGCGCCTGCCGCAGGGTGGCGGACGCCTGAAGGATTTTGAAAGAGGGATTCGGGGGGAAAACTTTTTTAAAAGTTTTCCCCCCGTGAATGAGTACGAAATGGGATCATGCCCGACATCTTGGAGGCATCAGATGCAACATTGGAAACGAACTCTCGAATCCGTTAGGTGGACCGCCGTATGGATCGTCCTGACGAGCGTTTTCTTGATGAACGGCTGCGAAAGCGGGAACAGTCAGCAAAGTCCGCAGCCTTCCGCCCCGCAAGTGGCCGTTGTGACGATCGAGACGCAGCAGCTCGAGCTGACCACGGAATTGTCGGGCCGGACATCGGCCTATTTGGTGGCGGAAATCCGGCCCCAGGTCAACGGCATTATAGAGAAACGCCTGTTCAACGAGGGCTCCGGCATCGAAGCCGGACAACTGCTGTACCAGATCGATCCCGCCCCTTTTCAGGCCGCGCTCGACTCGGCGAATGCATCCCTGCACAAGGCGGAAACCAATCTACCTTCGATTGGGGCGCGGGCCGAACGATACCGGGGATTGCTCGCCGCGCATTCGGTGAGTCAACAGGATTACGATGACGCGGCAGCCGCCCTGGAGGGAGCTAGAGCCGAAATCGAATACTGGAAGGCGGAAGTTCAACGAGCCCGTATCAATCTAAATTACACCCGCGTCGAATCACCCATTTCCGGACGTATCGGAAAGTCGAATGTGACCGTGGGCGCCCTGGTGACGGCGTATCAACCCACGCCCCTGGCGACCATTCAACAGTTGGATCCCATTTACGTGGACGTGGCTCAATCCGCCGCCGAAGCGCTTCGTCTGAAACGGGGTTTGGAAACGGGCCTGCTCAGCGCCGATGAAACCGGCGGTAAAACGGTCCGAATCCTCATGGAGGACGGGACACCGTATCCTCTGGAAGGTACGCTGGAATTTCGCGATGTCACGGTGGACCCGACCACGGGGACCATCACGCTGCGCATTATCGTGCCGAACCCGGATTATCTCCTGCTGCCGGGCATGTTCGTGCGGGCCGTGGTCCGGGAAGGGATCGCCGAACAGGCTACCCTGGTTCCTCAACAGGGGGTGAGTCGCAATCCCAAGGGGGAGCCCCTGGCCCTGGTCGTGGACGAGGCCGGCGCGGTCCAACAGCGCAGCCTCACTCTCGGCCGCGCCGTAGGCAACGAATGGCTTGTCACGTCAGGCCTGGCCGCCGGAGACCGGGTCATTGTCGAGGGCGCACAGAAGGTGCGGCCGGGCGCTTCGGTGACGGCCGTTCCCTGGACAGGGGAAAACAGCAGCGGGGAAGGGCAGGACAAGACCAGACCGACCGAGGAATCGTGAACGAACGGATGGTCTGAACGCTCACAGGCCGCCGGAACACCGTCCGCCGCGCCTTTTGGCGCCTCAAACGCTTTGAAAGGGGAGGCGTGGGATCCGCCGAAGGTGGATTCGAACGTTTTCCTCCCTAAACGATCAGGCTGGGGGACCGTAATGCTATCGAACTTCTTTCTGGACCGCCCGGTTTTCGCCTGGGTTATCGCGATCATCATGATGCTGGCGGGTGGTCTGGCGATCTATAAGCTGCCCATATCGCAGTACCCTCCCATCGCACCGCCGTCCATCGCCATCGACGCGTTTTATCCGGGGGCATCCGCCGAAACCGTTGAAAACAGCGTCGTCCAGATCATCGAACAGAAGATGACCGGATTGGACAAGCTGTTGTACATGTCCGCCACCAGCGACGCTTCCGGGGCCGGACGGGTCGAGTTGACCTTCGCGCCGGGAACCGATGCGGACCTGGCCTGGGCCAAGGTGCAGAACAAGCTTCAGCTTGCCACGGCGAGTCTGCCCGATGTGGTGCAGCGCCAAGGCGTCACGGTGAGCAAGTCCACACGAAACTGGCTGCTCGTTGTGGGGCTGGTTTCCGAAGACGGGAGTATGGATGAGAACGATCTGACGGACTATGCTCAGTCCAATGTCGAGCAAGTGCTGGCGCGGGTGCCGGGCGCCGGTGAAGTGCAGGTCTTTGGCACCCAGTACGCCATGCGGATCTGGCTGAATCCGGATAAACTCACGGATTATCGCCTGACGGTCGAGGATGTCATCAGGGCCCTTCGCGTGTACAATGTGGAGATCTCCGCCGGGCAGTTCGGCGGGGCGCCGGCCGTGGAAGGACAGCGGTTGAACGCCTCTATCATCATCCAGAACCTGCTTCGTACGCCGGAGGAATTCGCCCGAGTTCCGCTGCGCATCAATCCGGACGGCTCGATCGTGCGCCTCGGGGACGTTGCGCGGACGGACCTGGGCACCGAACGCTACGGAACCCAGGTACTTTACAACGGCAAGCCCGCCTCCGGCCTGGCGGTTCGGATGGCCCCCGGCGCCAATGCCCTGGAGACCGCGGACTCGATCAAAGCGAAGATGAAGGAGTTGTCCAGGTACTTTCCACCGGGCATGAAGGTCATCTATCCCTACGACACCACGCCCTTTGTAGAGGTCGCCATCGAGGAGGTGGTCAAGACCCTGTTCGAGGCGATCGTGCTGGTTTTTCTGGTGATGTACCTTTTCCTCGGGAATATGCGGGCCACGCTGATTCCGACCATCGCGGTGCCGGTCGTAATCCTGGGAACGTTCGCCGTGCTGGGGCTGTTCGGGTTCACGATCAACATGCTGACCATGTTCGCTATGGTGCTGGCCATCGGTCTTCTGGTGGACGACGCCATTGTGGTGGTTGAAAACGTCGAGCGCGTCATGAGCGAGGAACGGCTGTCGCCCAAGGAGGCGACCCGTAAGTCCATGGGGGAAATTACCAGCGCGCTGATCGGCATCGGACTGGTGCTCTCGGCCGTATTCGGCCCTATGGCGTTCTTGGGGGGCTCCACCGGGGTCATCTACCGCCAGTTCTCGGTGACCGTCATTGCCGCCATGCTGCTTTCCGTGGTGGTGGCCCTGATCCTGACCCCCGTTTTGTGCGCGTCCCTTCTCAAGCCGGCGACGGAGGGGCATGGAGCCGCAAAGACCGGTTTCTCTCTCTTCAGGCCGTTTTTCCGGTGGTTCGACCGTGTGTTTTTTTGGACCAGGGACGGATATCAGTCCTTTGTACGCCGGATTCTGAACAGGAAATTACGTTATCTGATCGTTTATCTTTTGATCGTGGCGGCATTGGGATATCTGTTCCAGCGGATGCCCACCGCTTATCTTCCCAATGAGGATCAGGGCATCATGTTTGTCCAGGCGATGCTGCCGGCCGGTTGCACCCTGGAACAAACCGAGCAGGTAATGGATCAGGTTCGAAACCACTTCCTGGAGGACGAAAAGGAAGCTGTGGCGTCCTGTTTTACGCTGGCCGGCCGCAGTTTTTCCGGAGTCGGGCAGAACGTCGGCATGGCGTTTGTCAAGCTCAAGGAATGGGGATTGAGGGATCGCCCCGAGCTGAAAATCGAAGCGTTGGTGGGACGCGCCATGGGAGCTCTTTCGCAGATCCGAAACGCTCGGGTGTTCGCATTTCCGCCGCCCG
This genomic interval from Deltaproteobacteria bacterium contains the following:
- a CDS encoding TetR/AcrR family transcriptional regulator, with translation MQDEKIPRREREKLTQRSHMLAAALELFSEKGFHNVSMHEIAKRAEFAIGTLYKFFQNKEDLYKALVLEQSDKFHVALVRAIDEPGDEIERLRKYIVTKGELFREHLAFIRIYLAENRGASYNIKAGLDDEIRKRYDAFLERLASIIDNGIQKKRFRNIAQPYSLAVALDSTVNAFLLLWIDAPEEHPYPEDPDAILNIFLKGLSAE
- a CDS encoding efflux RND transporter periplasmic adaptor subunit, with protein sequence MQHWKRTLESVRWTAVWIVLTSVFLMNGCESGNSQQSPQPSAPQVAVVTIETQQLELTTELSGRTSAYLVAEIRPQVNGIIEKRLFNEGSGIEAGQLLYQIDPAPFQAALDSANASLHKAETNLPSIGARAERYRGLLAAHSVSQQDYDDAAAALEGARAEIEYWKAEVQRARINLNYTRVESPISGRIGKSNVTVGALVTAYQPTPLATIQQLDPIYVDVAQSAAEALRLKRGLETGLLSADETGGKTVRILMEDGTPYPLEGTLEFRDVTVDPTTGTITLRIIVPNPDYLLLPGMFVRAVVREGIAEQATLVPQQGVSRNPKGEPLALVVDEAGAVQQRSLTLGRAVGNEWLVTSGLAAGDRVIVEGAQKVRPGASVTAVPWTGENSSGEGQDKTRPTEES
- a CDS encoding efflux RND transporter permease subunit — encoded protein: MLSNFFLDRPVFAWVIAIIMMLAGGLAIYKLPISQYPPIAPPSIAIDAFYPGASAETVENSVVQIIEQKMTGLDKLLYMSATSDASGAGRVELTFAPGTDADLAWAKVQNKLQLATASLPDVVQRQGVTVSKSTRNWLLVVGLVSEDGSMDENDLTDYAQSNVEQVLARVPGAGEVQVFGTQYAMRIWLNPDKLTDYRLTVEDVIRALRVYNVEISAGQFGGAPAVEGQRLNASIIIQNLLRTPEEFARVPLRINPDGSIVRLGDVARTDLGTERYGTQVLYNGKPASGLAVRMAPGANALETADSIKAKMKELSRYFPPGMKVIYPYDTTPFVEVAIEEVVKTLFEAIVLVFLVMYLFLGNMRATLIPTIAVPVVILGTFAVLGLFGFTINMLTMFAMVLAIGLLVDDAIVVVENVERVMSEERLSPKEATRKSMGEITSALIGIGLVLSAVFGPMAFLGGSTGVIYRQFSVTVIAAMLLSVVVALILTPVLCASLLKPATEGHGAAKTGFSLFRPFFRWFDRVFFWTRDGYQSFVRRILNRKLRYLIVYLLIVAALGYLFQRMPTAYLPNEDQGIMFVQAMLPAGCTLEQTEQVMDQVRNHFLEDEKEAVASCFTLAGRSFSGVGQNVGMAFVKLKEWGLRDRPELKIEALVGRAMGALSQIRNARVFAFPPPAVFELGQAGGFDFQLQDRGGLGHEALMDARDQLLSMAAQDARLIRVRPNGLDDVSEYKIDVDWEKAGALGVPISAIHDTVSAAFGSAYVNDFIQAGRVKRVYVQADAPYRMLPSDLKRLYVRNTEGKMSPFSSLASGRWTYGSPRLERYNAFPSVNIWGEAAPRTSSGEAMQAMEEAVAKLPRGIGFDWTGISYQERMATSQAPVLYTFSVIAIFLCLAALYESWTIPVTILLAVPLGVIGGVMATSFRDLPNDVYFQIGLLTVLGLTTKNAILIVQFAKTKMEDGMGLIEATLEGAKLRFRPIVMTSLAFGFGVLPLAMASGAGAGAQIAIGTGVLGGMVTATFLAIFFIPLFFVMVIRLFGRKKEAYREDPDSSASDASVEGRADQA